The genome window TTTAACAGAACTTTCCGCTAGCTTCTTACCTTTGGTATACATAGCCACAACGTCCTGAACAATACTATTATATTTTTTCTGAGTTAGCTTGACCTTACCATCTAATTGCTCCACTGCTGCCAAGACCTGAGCTTTTAGTTCAGCATAATGCTGCTCTAGTTTAGTAGAAACTCCTTCAAAAGTGCTATGAACAACTTCCTGCATTTCCGCAGAAGTCTTTTGCATGTTCTTCTTAAGAGAATTTGCTTGCTTAGCCAAATCCTTACGTAATTGTTTGCCAGGCTTAGGAGCAAAAAGCAAACCAGCCACAGCACCAATCGCCGCCGCAAATGCGGCACCAAAGACCTTTTTACCAGCACCACTACAGTGTTTGCATTCTTGATCAGACATAAAAACGAGTAAAAGCAGTGAGAGTATACCCTTATTACCTTTAGCCCCCAAATAGCAGTGATTGCTCAAATGAAAGTTTACGGTCTCGTCATTAATATTGATAAAAGAGATCCAGAAAAGCTCAGCAAACTGGGCAAGTAATATTGCAAAATATTTTCCCAACCAGTGAAACCAAACCAATCTATACACCCTTGAGTGCCGGAGATATTCCATCTACCATATGCACAAGATATTGTGTT of Candidatus Abawacabacteria bacterium contains these proteins:
- a CDS encoding YtxH domain-containing protein, whose protein sequence is MSDQECKHCSGAGKKVFGAAFAAAIGAVAGLLFAPKPGKQLRKDLAKQANSLKKNMQKTSAEMQEVVHSTFEGVSTKLEQHYAELKAQVLAAVEQLDGKVKLTQKKYNSIVQDVVAMYTKGKKLAESSVKELVARLQEEWENLKN